A part of Pungitius pungitius chromosome 15, fPunPun2.1, whole genome shotgun sequence genomic DNA contains:
- the LOC119209518 gene encoding junctophilin-1-like produces the protein MTGGRFDFDDGGTYCGGWEEGKAHGQGVCTGPKGQGEYSGSWSNGFEVVGVYTWPSGNIYQGYWSQGKRHGLGVETKGRWIYRGEWTHGFKGRYGVRQSLNTPARYEGTWSNGLQDGYGVETYGDGGTYQGQWTGGMRHGYGVRQSVPYGMASVIRSPLRTSLSSLRSEQSNGTVLRDSLSDSPAGTRGGFVLNFHSEGDCSEKKKGLFRRGSLFGSLQRLRKSDSRSSISSKRSSAHSDTNMSRISSSDANSTISFGDGDPGDDYLPLEDNVDATTTESYMGEWKNDKRSGFGVSERSNGMKYEGEWLNNKRQGYGCTIFPDGTKEEGKYKNNALSRGIRKQLIPLRNTKTKQKVDRAIEGAVRAAAIARTKVEIAISRTSHARAKAEAADQSAQSASQDSEIARAVARELSPGFHQPGPDYIRQKYNEPVEVKEVAVEEKKEKSPSGSPHFYRKGTTPNHSPSPSPTASPTVVKNSRKTEAAVAPSKPAGKENKAPAAESLTAGITKAASKLSLRQEVRLQEAPPPVKPAVTATISSYPSNGQIHSQYHGYYVKADVKIPPPEDAIGVEDELHPSSLARLPPPTKQIWAPAAKSLPPSGPSPVPLKEATKAPEPPKPKRQESSKPKSLSETKKASMETADEIVEEESGPNSILVALVMLLNVGLAIIFVHFLT, from the exons GTGGCACCTACTGCGGAGGATGGGAGGAAGGCAAAGCCCACGGCCAGGGTGTGTGCACCGGACCCAAGGGCCAGGGCGAGTACTCGGGCTCCTGGTCCAACGGGTTCGAGGTGGTCGGGGTTTACACCTGGCCCAGTGGGAACATTTATCAGGGCTACTGGTCGCAAGGGAAACGCCACGGACTGGGCGTAGAAACCAAGGGAAGGTGGATATACCGGGGAGAGTGGACCCACGGGTTCAAGGGCCGGTACGGAGTCCGGCAGAGCCTGAACACACCGGCCAGGTACGAGGGGACCTGGAGTAACGGACTGCAGGACGGATACGGCGTGGAGACGTACGGTGATGGAG GTACATACCAAGGTCAGTGGACTGGGGGAATGCGTCATGGCTATGGCGTGCGTCAAAGTGTTCCATACGGTATGGCCTCCGTCATCCGTTCACCTTTACGCACCTCGCTGTCTTCCCTCCGCAGCGAGCAGAGTAACGGTACCGTACTGCGTGACAGCCTGTCCGACAGCCCTGCTGGTACACGCGGTGGCTTTGTACTCAACTTCCACTCAGAAGGGGACtgttcagagaagaagaaaggtctTTTCCGTCGGGGGTCCCTCTTTGGGAGCCTCCAGCGATTGCGCAAGTCTGACTCACGCTCGTCCATTTCCAGTAAGCGCAGCTCAGCGCACAGTGACACCAATATGAGCCGCATCAGTTCAAGCGATGCCAACTCCACCATCAGCTTTGGAGACGGTGACCCTGGCGATGACTACCTGCCTCTTGAGGACAACGTGGACGCCACCACCACAGAGTCCTACATGGGCGAGTGGAAGAACGACAAGCGCAGCGGCTTCGGTGTCTCTGAACGCTCCAATGGCATGAAGTACGAAGGGGAGTGGCTGAACAATAAGCGACAGGGCTACGGCTGCACCATCTTCCCCGATGGTACCAAGGAAGAAGGGAAGTACAAGAATAACGCTCTGTCCCGGGGTATCAGGAAGCAGCTGATCCCGCTGAGGAACACCAAAACCAAACAGAAGGTGGACCGAGCCATCGAGGGAGCGGTGAGAGCAGCAGCCATTGCTAGAACCAAAGTAGAAATAGCCATCTCCAG GACGTCCCATGCCCGGGCCAAAGCAGAAGCTGCCGACCAGTCGGCCCAGTCAGCCAGTCAGGACTCTGAAATCGCCAGAGCTGTGGCCAGAGAACTCTCCCCGGGCTTCCACCAGCCAG GCCCTGACTACATCCGGCAGAAGTATAATGAGCCAGTAGAGGTGAAAGAGGTTgctgtggaggagaaaaaagagaaatctcCATCAGGGAGCCCTCATTTCTACCGGAAAGGCACAACACCCAACCACTCTCCATCTCCCAGCCCCACTGCTTCACCCACTGTTGTTAAAAATAGCAGAAAAACTGAAGCTGCGGTCGCACCATCAAAGCCTGCTGGGAAAGAGAACAAAGCCCCGGCAGCTGAGTCTTTGACAGCAG GGATAACAAAAGCAGCATCCAAACTTTctctcagacaggaagtgaggctaCAGGAGGCTCCGCCTCCGGTCAAACCAGCTGTGACTGCGACAATCAGTAGTTACCCCAGCAATGGACAGATTCACTCCCAGTACCACGGTTATTATGTCAAAGCAGATGTCAAGATTCCGCCACCTGAGGATGCGATTGGTGTGGAGGATGAGCTTCACCCATCAAGCCTGGCGCGTTTGCCGCCACCTACCAAACAGATTTGGGCACCCGCAGCAaaatccctccccccctccggcccTTCACCTGTCCCACTAAAAGAGGCCACCAAAGCACCAGAGCCTCCCAAGCCAAAAAGACAGGAATCAAGCAAACCCAAGAGCCTCTCAGAAACCAAGAAAGCGAGTATGGAAACAGCTGATGAAATAGTTGAGGAGGAGTCG GGCCCGAACTCGATCTTGGTGGCCCTAGTGATGCTGTTAAACGTAGGTCTTGCAATCATTTTTGTCCATTTCCTCACCTGA